A region from the Canis aureus isolate CA01 chromosome 10, VMU_Caureus_v.1.0, whole genome shotgun sequence genome encodes:
- the RGS3 gene encoding regulator of G-protein signaling 3 isoform X11 translates to MLRGMYLTRNGNLQRRHTMKEAKDMKNKLGIFRRRNESPGAQPAGKADKMVKSFKPTSEEALKWGESLEKLLLHKYGLAVFQAFLRTEFSEENLEFWLACEDFKKVKSQSKMAAKAKKIFAEYIAIQACKEVNLDSYTREHTKDNLQSVTRGCFDLAQKRIFGLMEKDSYPRFLRSDLYLDLINQKKMSPPL, encoded by the exons ATGCTCCGAGGCATGTACCTCACCCGCAACGGGAACCTGCAGCGGCGGCACACGATGAAGGA GGCCAAGGACATGAAGAACAAACTGGGCATCTTCAGGCGGAGGAACGAGTCTCCCGGGGCCCAGCCCGCGGGCAAGGCAGACAAAATGGTCAAGTCATTCAA GCCCACCTCAGAGGAAGCCCTCAAGTGGGGCGAGTCCTTGGAGAAGCTGCTGCTTCACAAAT ATGGGTTAGCCGTGTTCCAGGCCTTCCTTCGCACCGAGTTTAGTGAGGAGAACCTGGAGTTCTGGCTGGCGTGTGAGGACTTCAAGAAGGTCAAGTCACAGTCCAAGATGGCGGCCAAGGCCAAGAAGATCTTCGCCGAGTACATCGCCATCCAGGCGTGCAAGGAG GTAAACCTGGACTCCTACACCCGAGAGCACACCAAGGACAACCTGCAGAGTGTCACCCGGGGCTGCTTCGATCTGGCGCAGAAGCGCATCTTCGGGCTCATGGAAAAAGACTCGTATCCACGCTTCCTCCGCTCTGACCTCTACCTGGACCTCATTAACCAGAAGAAGATGAGTCCCCCACTTTAG